Genomic segment of Leuconostoc mesenteroides subsp. mesenteroides:
CACCTTTAGCTAGTTCGAAGACATCACCACGAGGTGTAAACGCGTAAACACGATCAGAAAACAAATCACCCGTTACACCATCCATAAAGTCTTCGGCATTTTTGGCATTTTCTTGCAGTTCCAATATGCCTTGAATGACATTTAAAGCTTGCTGGCTGTTATCATCGACATTTGTTTCTTTACTTGATCCACCATTTTTTTTATAGGCCCAATGTGCAGCCACTCCATATTCAGCAACTTCATGCATATGATGCGTACGAATTTGGACTTCTAATGGACGTCCATGAGGACCGATAACTGTGGTATGTAAACTTTGATATCCGTTCGCTTTTGGCAAAGCAATATAATCTTTAAAACGACCAGGAATTGGTGTCCATTTTGAGTGTATTGCGCCTAATACAGCATAAGTATCTGGAATCGAATCCGTTAATACGCGAACAGCCAACAAGTCATAAATTTCTTCAAAAGCCTTATGTTTATCTACCATTTTTCGATAAATTGAGTAAATATGCTTTGGACGACCATACACATCAACATGAATTAATTCGAGATCTTTTATCGCACCATTAATCTGGTCTACTGCTTTTTGTACATAGCTAATTCGTTCTTCGCGCTTCATATTCATCAGAGAAGCAATATGATAATATTGCTCGGGATCAATATAACTTAGGGATAAGTCTTCAAGTTCCCACTTAATCGTACTAATACCAAGGCGATCAGCCAGTGGCGCGTAGATTTCCAATGTCTCTTTTGCAATGCGCTTTTGCTTTTCTTCACGCAAAGCACCTAAAGTGCGCATATTGTGCAAACGGTCAGCTAACTTAACAATAATGACACGTATGTCTTTTGACATAGCCAAAAGCAACTTACGGTGGTTTTCTGCAAGCTGTTCTTGTGAACTTTGATATTGAATTTTACTAATTTTCGTTACACCGTCAATAATTTGGGCAATTGTTTCTCCAAAATTATCTCGAACATCCTGTAACGTAGCCGTCGTATCCTCAACAACATCATGTAGATAGCCTGAAATAACCGTTGCCGTATCCATCTTTAGTTCTGCTAAAATACCAGCAACTTGAATTGGATGAATAATATAGGGTTCCCCAGACTTACGCTTTTGTTCTTTGTGCAATTCTGACGCCCATTCGTAGGCTTTCTTAACATTGATTGTATCTGATTCGGACATATATTGTCCGACCATCTCAAGGACTTCCGGTCCTGTATAATGTTTTGTCTTTGCCATATTTTAGCGTATAATGTGTGCCCGTTTATCAATGTTTCAATGTTGGATACACTACTGTCTTAAGTAAGCTATATCAACTGATTTCAATGATGTTACACACAATTCCCTTCATGGATTCCGGAACGTACAAAATCACTCAACAAAGCGATTTGCACCTTACTAACGCTTTACATTGCGTACTCTAATTATAATCAAAATTTAATTTTTTCACAAGCCACGTTTAAATCTGTGCACGAGTAAGTCATAAGCGCTAAAATTAGATAATAAACTTTACTTGTTTAATTATTTAAAAATAGGGAGATAACGTGCTTAGTCATGTCAAAAAATCAAGAAAAATCTCTTTGGAAACGCAACGTATTGGTTCTTTGGTTCGGTGTATTTATGACTGGAATTGCTCTGAGCGAAGTCATGCCTTTTCTTTCTTTATACATTGATACCTTAGGCCATTTTAGTAAAAATCAGCTAACATTTTACTCTGGGGCAATTTTCTCTGTGTCATTTTTAGTTATGGCGATTGTGTCTCCGCTATGGGGGAAGTTGGCAGATAGAAAAGGACGTAAATTAATGATGCTTCGTGCTGCACTTGGTATGGCAATTGTCCTATTTTTAATGGGATATGTCACCAATGTTTGGCAATTATTCATTCTTCGTGCTCTTCAAGGTGCCACCGGCGGGTATATTTCCAATTCAAATGCTCTAATTGCTACACAAACCCCCAAGGAGCACGCTGGTCATGCGCTTGGCATCTTGGTCACTGGTATGACAGCTGGTAATTTACTTGGTCCGCTATTCGGTGGTACTTTAGCCTCAGTCGTTTCATATCGCACGTCGTTTCATATCACCGGAATCATTTTATTTTTGGTATTCATTTTAACCATGTTTTTTGTTAAAGAAGAACCTCGCGTGACCACTCCTGATTCAAATCCAACGTCAACGGCTGATCTCTGGCACTCACTACCAAACAAGCAATTAATTTTTGGACTATTTATTACTACGATGTTAGTACAAACAGTCAATACCTCCATCAATCCCATTATCAGTCTGTTTGTCCGTGAGTTAACAAATAACAGTAACAGCACGACCTTTCTATCTGGTGTCGTAGCAGCAATGCCTGGTATTGCAACAGTTTTTGCAGCACCACAGTTTGGAAAAATCGGTGACCGCGTGGGTACACACAGAATGATAAAAATTGGTTTTTGTATCGCTATTGCTGCATTAGTCCCAACAGCCTTTGTAACAAGTGTCTCAATGCTGATGATATTTCGATTTATTATTGGTATTAGCGACGCTACTATGTTACCTGCTGTGCAGACCTTGCTCTCTAAACATTCACCCTCAGCAATGACTAGTCGAATTTTCAGCTATAATCAAAGCTTCCAATCAATCGGAAGTGTCATGGGACCAATGTTTGGCGCGCTAGTAGCTAGTGTATTTGATTATCGAGGTATCTTTATTTTCAGTGCTTTGCTCATTGTATTGAACGCCATATTGTTTAACTTTAACACTAAGTCTTTGAGAAAATAGGCATATAAAAAGGATGAATTCTATAATTCATCCTTTTTATATGCTTCAAGTTTTATCAAGTCAACAGTTGCTTCTGTCCATCTTTGTAATGGTACATAATCATGGCGCTTATTAAAAGATAATTTTTCTTTTGATAGCACAGCAACACTTTGATTATTTTCTGTCAAAAACACTTGACCAATACGTTTGTACTTGCCTTTTGTATGTTTCCCAGTTCGCCATCTGTGCAAAATCGCACCATTTTTAGGAACATAGTTGCCAGACAAATCTTGCTCAACTACGACACCGGTAAACAGATGCGTTTCATATTTGTCCTTACTCATAGTATTTGATACCCACCCCTAATTCAAATCTCGTACCGTCAATAGGCTCTGTAGGCTGTAAATGGAGCTCATAATCGATATTGGAAGCCACTAACCGGACATCTGTTTGTAGTGTTAGTTTATTAACATTATCCAGTAATCTTCTATCCTGCTCCGTCATTCTATTTAACAATGCTCGTACCGTCATACGTAGCCACTGAACCTGCATTACTTTGCTGATAAAGGCAACTTGTCCAAATGGCATAGGACGTAACCATGTATCATAACTAATGTTTGAGATTTCAACATGATCTACCCAGTCAGTACCATTTTGACACCAAATCACCTGATACACACCTGGATTTTCCAGATGTGTTTGTGTTAGCTCTTTTGGTAAACCAACAATTTGCGGCACAATTCTCATTTCACCAGCCATATGTTGGGTGATATTAATTGGATAAATTTGATGTCCATCAGAAAATATGTTTAAGGCAAATTCAGTTTGTGTTGTTTCCGGTCCAGTTGGTGTATGTTTTTCTTTTGGTAAAATCAACACGTTCTGATTAAACTCGCGTAATGCCGTAATTAACTTACGTCGGTTTCCTGGAACGATTATAGCTATCGGATTTTCTAGTTCAACAACTTTCATGACGTCCGAAATTTCCAATGGTTCCAAATATTGCTTATCAGCCAAATTTTGCATCAGCGTTGCATCACTAGCATTATTATTCATGATTACAGTATGGTATTGCAAACGTCGTAGTTCAGATAACACAACAGTTGTCGCATAACCACCAGATGCAGCATCCCCTAATCTAAAGGCGCCACTACCGATGACCAAAACAGTATTATCGCTTACCTGCTCAGACTCATTCTCTTCTTCGTAAGTCGAGTAATATTGACGTGCATTTTCTGGAAACTCACCAGCTGATGGTTCTAAGGCTTTGTATGTTGGGTTAATATTGTGTTCCTTTGTTAAGGCACGAATAATTTTAAAATCAGTATCCCAAAACCGAGCAATTAGACCATCGGATAGACCATATCTTTTACCACGCCGTAATGACACAATACTATCCACATCTTTTTCAATATCCAATTCTAATTGCAATAGATGCCTTAATTGATAAAAGTAAAATTCGTCAATATTGGTTAATTCGGCTAACTCGTCGATTTCATAACCACGCTTTATGGCTTCAATAAGTAGCAACACACGATTGTCTTCAGGATGAATCAGCTGTTGGATTAATGCATCATCACTAACATGTGCCATATTCGTTGGCGAAAATGTAGCGTTATTAAAATGTGCTGAGCGAATAGCTTTTTCTAGTGCTCCAATGAATGTACGCCCAAACCCAATCGTCGAACCAACAGACTTTTGTATACTATTCAACTGTCGATTCACTGAAACATTGGATTCTTCTAACTCACCAAATGGGAAAATTGGTAACTTGACTGTAATATGATCCATCATCGGTTCCATCATAGCCATTTTTTGACTAAAATCGTGCGAAAGCACAATGTCTTCTAACGCAATACCCATCGCCAAATTAATGGCTACTAACATGACTGGATATCCAGTTACAAGCGCCATACGACTGGACATTTGATCAATATATGGTGAAACTTTAATGATATAAATCGCACCATTCGTATCATCAAAGGCAAATTGAACGTGCATTACACCTTGTAATTCTAGTAAATCAGCAACTTGGAAGGCGTACATTCTCATTTTTTCCAAAATTTGATCTTGAATCGTTAACGTCGGTGACACGCTTAGTGAGTCAGCAGTGTGAATACCAATTGGATCCATGTCTTCGCTGGCACCAATTTTCATCTTGTTTCCGCGAAAATCTCGTAACACTTCTATGCCAACTTCTTTCAACCCGTTGATAGCTTTAGAAATAATGATTTCTTGCGTCATTGACTGTGTTTTGGCATTATCAATCGCTTCTTCAAATTCATCTAATCGCTCAACCATCTGGCGTGTATTAGTGCTTTTTGGATGCAACGATCTGACCATTAATGGGACCTGAAGTTCACGTAACAATTCGTTTGCATCGTCTTGCGCTTTTACGACATGGCTTGTAATGACCGGTAAGCCGGCTTCTGCCATAAACTCCGTAAAATCAGCAAGGTTATTGATCCGTAGCAACATATCAATGCTCAATCCAAGCGTTTGAGGTACTAAACCATCCCCATGTTCCCATGATTGAACAACATCTGCCCATAATCTTACAGCACGCACGCCACCAAAAAGCGGTAGTACCGTGTCAATATGGTTGTGCTTAATAACCTGCTTAACGTTTTCAACTGTCAAAGGCTTCCAAATCGTTTCAGCCGCTAAACTCTCTAGAGATAATGCGTAAGGATTTTCGTCAATTAGAAAGACATTAATACCATGTCCCTTTAATTCAGGCATGACTTGATAGATGGCTGCATCATGCTCCGATTCAAGACCAAAGTCATTTGATCCCGCACCAATGAATAAAATATTTTTAGCTGTGATGTTCGACATAATCTTCTACCGTTTCAAAAAAGTCTGCAAATACCGCTGTCGCTTCATATGGTCCTGGAGCAGCATCTGGGAAAAACTGTACACTAAATGCTGGATAATCACGGTGACGCAATCCCTGTACAGCACCATCTACTAAATCACGATAGGTCACAAATAATTTCTTGTGGTCAAGTAATTCTTCGTCAACTGCGTACCCTTGACCCTGCATTGCATAAAAAATTTGTCTAGAAATAATTTCTTGGATAGGATGGTTCATACCATGATGCTCAGATGGCAATGCTACCAATGTCGCATCATTGGCTAAAGCAAATAGTTCATGACCTAAACCAATACCCAATAATGGTGCTTTTGTTTGCAACACTCTAATTAACGTGAGAACGCTTTCCGGTAGTGAGCGCGGATCACCCGGACCTGTAGATAATATAATACCATCTGGATCTAAGGTTAATACTTCATCGACACTTGTTGTATATGGTAAAACGGAAACATTGGCATCGTAGTCCCCTAACATACGAAGAATACCATGTTTCAAACCAAAATCTATTACTACAATATGACGACCACGCCCGGGGTTAGCATATGGCTTAGAGGTCGCTGTATTTTGGACTTGTTTATTTGTTAAAACTGTCGCTACCAATTGGTCTACTGCATGATCATCCGCGTAATCGACAATTGTAGCTTTTTGTGGCCCAGTTTCTCGCAAATGTCTGATCAATTTCCGTGTATCAACTTGATACAATCCTGGAATATTGTGTTGCTTCAGGAAACGATCTAAGTTCATACGACGTTGTCGATTAACAGATACCTCAGCCAAATCATGTACAATCATGCCTCTTATCATTGGTTTCACCGATTCATAAGCCTCAGCATGAATGCCCGCTGCCCCAATAACAGGCATCGAAAAGACAATCATTTGACCATCATAAATTGGATCTGTGATAATTTCTTGATAACCAGTCATGGCCGTATGAAAAATGATTTCCCCAAAAGTAGTGGCAGGTGCACCAAATCCGTGACCCTCAAAAACTGTGCCATCTTCTAGGATTAAATGTCTGATCATAAGCTATAATTCTCCAAACTGCTGTATACAAATAGACCAGGTTGTATACAGCATTAAAGTAACAGATTATCTGTTAATTGCTTCCCCACAAAAATATCAATTGATCCTTAGGCACCAAAAAGTTGTTAATGAACAATTTCAACTGCATCTTTTCCGTCAATTTCTTGCACAAATACTTTAATTTTTTCATTCTGTGCAGTGGGAATATTTTTTCCAACAAAGTCCGCCCGAATAGGCAATTCTCTGTGTCCACGATCCACTAAAACAGCTAGCGAAATCGTTTTCGGACGACCAATATGAATTAGCGCATCCAATGCGGCCCGAATAGTTCGTCCTGTAAACAATACATCGTCAATTAAAACAATATTCTGTTCAGAAATATTCAATCGCTCTTCTGAGTTCAAACCTAAATCGTTATGCTGGTCAGGTTTATCATCTCGAAAATTAGTAATATCAATAGCCATGACCGGTATTTGAACACCTTCTAATTGTTCCAAACGGTCTGCAATACGGCGTGCAAGATACTCGCCGCGTGTTTTGATTCCCACAAGAACCAAATTTTTACCGCCCTTATTACGCTCGATTATTTCATATGTAATACGAGTTAAGGCGCGTTGTAATGAGGCATTATCTAAAACTTCTTTATTTGGCATATTCATCTTCCTCTCTGTTAATCGGTATTAATGTTGACAAAGCAAACTCAAAGTAATCTGGCAACGGACTATCAAACGACAGCTCATCGCCTGTTGTAGGTTGCTCTAAAGTCAATGTCTTAGCATGTAATAGTTGACCATTCAACTGTATACCATCTAACTTCTGTGCTGTACCATATACTGGATCCCCGACAATTGGATGACTGATGTAGCTCATGTGCACCCTTATTTGGTGTGTTCTGCCAGTTTCTAAATTCACTTTTAACAGCGTATAACCAACATATCGTTTTAAAACATTGAAATGCGTGACAGCTTCACGGCCACCTTCAATAACCGCTTGCTTTTTTCGATCAATTTTATGACGTCCAATCGGAGCTTCAATCGTTCCTGAATCCTCTGTAAATTCACCACGAACCAGCGCATAATACACGCGCTGATTTTTATGAGCTTTTAACTGTTCAGATAATGAACGATGAGCCTTATCATTTTTTGCGACCATTAGTAAACCACTAGTATCACGATCAATACGATGCACTATTCCGGGTCGAAACTCGCCATTTATGGTCGACAATGGTGAATGATAAAGTAGTGCATTGACCAATGTGCCAGAACTATGCCCTGCTGCAGGATGCACGACCATTCCTTGTGGCTTATTTACAACAATGACATCATTGTCTTCATAAATAATGTCAAGCGGAATGTTTTCAGCTTCAATTTTTGTTTCTTGAATCTCAGGTGGTGTAATAGATATTGTATCTCCACTGACAACTTTATATGAGCGCTTTACTTTGTGATTATTAACTAAAATCGTACCATCCACTAGCCAATTTGAGAGTGTAGTTCGTGAGTAACTCAGATTTTCTTTCGATAAGACAGCATCAACACGCCCATCTTGATCTGTTATATGAATTAATATTTTATTTGCCATCAGTATCCATGTAATCCTTAATTTGTTGCACAATATTTTTTGTAAGATAATACTTTCGTTCTCGGTCAGCACGAACAAATGATAAAATATGTCCTTTCAACTGCCACTGTTTGATATCTTTTAAAGAAATTTTTTCATACTCTGATAATAACACCCGCCCCAAAAAAAGATTGGGACCAGCAATGTAAACACGTCGACGAACGACCAATAGTACGCCTAATAAAATCATCACCATGATTAATAAAACTGGTAGGATTTCAAGTTTGAAACTCATTTCAGCCCAAACGACAATACTACCCATAAAAAATATACCCCACCACAACCAACTAATTATGCCCGTTGAATCTAGTGGTTGAAAAAAACCGCGTCTTGGTATCATGTGTTGCCCTTTTCTGTAAACGTATTCAACTAATATTTTACCAGATTTCAATTAAAGGAATATAAAAAATTACTGCTGGCGAAGTACTGTTTATTATCCTTAATGTGTGTTGCAATAGATATATATATAATATTTCAACAAAATTTGTTATACTTTCGGTATACATTTTATTAAAAGGAACCCATATGATTACACTATATGTTGATGCAGCGCGTGACGTATCTACTGGTCGTTCGTCAGCAGGCGCAGTTTTAATTATTGATAAAGTACAGAAACAACTAAAAACCGTCTTGAGAGAGACCGTTAATAATCATGAGGCTGAATTTTTGGCAGTTCTTTGGGCATTAAAGCAACTACCTAATAATAAAAATCTACACATATATAGTGATTCAAAAATTGTAACCGATGCCCTGCATAAATCTTATGCAAAACACTACCAAGGGCTTGTTGATGAAATCAACCTACAATTAACACCCTACCCTCTAGTTTTAATCAATTGGGTTCCAGAAAAAGAAAATCGTGGTGCTCATAATTTAGCTTTGCAAGCACTTAAAAAAGCGAACCGTTAAAGTTCGCTTTTTTTAATTGTTTACAATATAAGTTGGTACGCCCACCGAACGTCTTCATTTTCTTCTCCCTCATCAATATGCACAAGACCACGTTTCTCAAAACCATTACCTGTGATAACAGCTTGCATTGGTAAGTTGCCTGGATGCGTATCAATTCGAAAATCACTTATACCGTTTTCATAGAAAAATGTCAAAATAGCAGTCATGAATCGCTGTGCCAGTTTTTGCCCTCGGTACTTATCAAGGATAGCAAATCGATGAATACCAATGTAATCTGTTTCATCATTTAGCCATTGACCGTCCTCAATCAACGTATATATTGGATCCTCACCGGCTAATATTGCTGTGTATCCCGCAACCTGATGATTCACAATTAACACGAATCCTCTTTGCAATGCTAAATCTTCCGCAATCGTATTTCGATTAGGATATCCCGATTGCCACTGTGAAAGCCCTTGTTCCTTCAGATAATAACGGCCATTATTGATGATTGATACAATTGATTTTATATCCTCCTCATGCGCCCGTCGCATATAAACTGATGTCATATTCACGTCCTTATAATTAAAAATAATTTATTTTATCATAAAAATTATAATAGGACAATCATAATTTTTTTACCATTCTCTTTTCTTCACAGTAACTTTCCAAACGACTCATAGCTGTCTTTAGCATATCCAGAGATGCCGCATAACTAATTCGTACATATCCTGCCCCACCTGGTCCAAATCCAGATCCAGGAACGACTGCCAATCGTTGTCTATCTACCAAATCATAAGCAAACTCCGCATCATTTTGATTTAAATCTACAGGTATTTTAGCAAACATATAAAATGCACCACTTGGTGTTGCCATCTCAAAACCTAGTTTTGTCATTTTTTCAACTAAATAGTCACGTCGTTGTTTATATTGCGCTTTCATCCATAATGTATCGTCCTTACTTTGAGCACTTTTAAACGCTTCAGTAGCCGCTGCCATTGCAGGATTTGAAGGTGTCATGATGACAAAACCATGCACCATATTAATTTTCTTCATTAATGCCGCAGGACCCGCCAAAATACCGATTCGATACCCCGTCATGGCATGAGATTTTGATACGCCATTAACAACAATTGTTTGTTCTGGTAAAATGCTGGCCATGGAAACGTGAGGTGCATCATAGCTCAATTCAGAATAAATTTCGTCCGAAATAACTAAAATGTTTGTTTCTCTTATCACATCTGCTAAATCTTTCAACTGTTCTGCTGTGTAGGTCACTCCAGTTGGATTAGAAGGATTGGTGATAATAATTGCTTTGATATGATTTTCGGTAGCAATAATTTCGCGTAAATGATTTGGTGTTAATACAAATCCGTCTTTTGAAACGTCAATAAGCACTGGTTGTCCACCATTAATGCGTGTCATTTCGGCATAAACTGGATAGGCAGGCGTTGGAATCAGAATCTTATCATCAGGATTCAAAATTGCTGATAACAATGTATAAAGGCCTTCTGTAGCACCGACTGTGGTAATTATTTCTTCAGTTGGGTCAAAATTAAGCTCATATCGGTCATTTAAAAAGTCGCTAGCTGCTTGACGTAATGTGCTCTTTCCTGCTGAAACTGAATAATGTGAATCATCTGCATTAATCGCAGCTAAAGCAGCTTCTTTAATATGCTGAGGAACTGAAAAATCTGGCTCACCAATTGTTAGTTTTAGGATGTTGGGAATATTACTAACTGTTTCGTCAAATGAATGGATTGGGCTAGGCTTTACTTGACTTAAACTATCATTAAAAATGTCGACTTGTTCTAACTTTGACTTAATCATATTGAATCCTCATTTCATTGTTGTTTTATTCTAACAATGATGAACTATCTTTTCACGAAAAAATTGTACAAATAAAAAAATTGTCATTGGTCATATCGCACAAACAGTTACCATGAAAATAAAAACAAGAGATCAATGATCTCTTGTTTTTATCTAACACGCTTACCCCAGTATTGGAAGTAATCGACACGCAATGCCCCATTATATAGTTTGCGTCGCTTTGTTGCCTTTTCACCATAGGATTGTTCAAATTCCAAGTCACTAGTTAAAATATATTTGCTCCAACTTGGTAGATTACGATAGACCGACCCCATTTGCTCGTATAGCTCACGTGCGGCTTCGAGTTCTCCTAAACGCTCACCATAAGGCGGATTAGTCACCAGTACACCGTTAAGTTTATCTGTTGTCCAGTCTTTGGCAGCTAACTGCTTAAAAGTGATATCCTGACCAAGTCCTGCATGTTTGGCGTTTTCTCGAGCAATATCAACCATATTTTCATCAATATCAAACCCTTCAATATCAAGGGTTCGATCATAATCAGCCTGTGCTTCAGCTGCATCACGCACTTCGTCTGACAATTTTTTATCAAACCAATCCATACGCTCGATATCAAAGTCACGAATTAATCCAGGTGCGATATTACGACCAATTAATGCTGCCTCAATCGCAATCGTTCCAGAACCAGTTGTTGGGTCAACAAATGGACGATCCGGGTGCCAATTTGTTAGCAAAACTAGTGCCGCTGCAAAGTTTTCTTTTAATGGTGCACCACCCTTATTCACACGATAGCCACGCTTAAATAGGGATTCCCCTGTTGTATCCAAGGTAACCATCACGTGATCTTTATCAATCATCACTTCAAGTTGTGCAAAATAACCGTTTTCAGGCAAACGTGTTCGAATATGATAAGCTTCTTGCAATCTATTGACGATTGCTTTTTTAGTAATAGCTTGAACATCTGGCACACTAAATAATTCAGACTTTTTTGAACGTCCTGCAACGGGAAATTCTGAATCATAATTCAAATAATCTTCCCATGGTAACGCTTTAACGCCCTCAAATAGCTGATCAAACGTTGTCGCATCAAATTCACCCACAATAATCTTAATTCGATCCGCTGTACGAAGCCAAACGTTAGTGTTCAATATATCTTTTTGTGTACCATCAAAACGTACTCGATAATTTTCGACTTGATGTTCATAGCCTAAGCGTTCTAGCTCTTTACCAACAAGGGATTCCAAACCTGCTGCTGCTGTTGCCATTAAATGATATGTTTTTTCCATGATTTTCCTTTATAATTAGCGTATGAGATTAACTGATTTAGAAGATTTAACACAATATATGTCACTTGATACAAAATTATTCGTGCAAACTGAGGACTTTGTTAATCCAGTGACAGCGATAAAATATGCCAATAATCGTTCTGATATTATATTGTTAGCTAATGATCAGACTAATGCCTTGACACTATCACAACTATTCGCACGTTTACGAACACTACCGGCAAATACTGTTCTTATCACAGAAAATAACCAACCCATTTTTGGTTTTCATCTTGATAACCAGTACAATATTATTTTTAAATAGTTAATCAATAATATGATTATA
This window contains:
- a CDS encoding GNAT family N-acetyltransferase, with the protein product MTSVYMRRAHEEDIKSIVSIINNGRYYLKEQGLSQWQSGYPNRNTIAEDLALQRGFVLIVNHQVAGYTAILAGEDPIYTLIEDGQWLNDETDYIGIHRFAILDKYRGQKLAQRFMTAILTFFYENGISDFRIDTHPGNLPMQAVITGNGFEKRGLVHIDEGEENEDVRWAYQLIL
- a CDS encoding aminotransferase class I/II-fold pyridoxal phosphate-dependent enzyme; protein product: MIKSKLEQVDIFNDSLSQVKPSPIHSFDETVSNIPNILKLTIGEPDFSVPQHIKEAALAAINADDSHYSVSAGKSTLRQAASDFLNDRYELNFDPTEEIITTVGATEGLYTLLSAILNPDDKILIPTPAYPVYAEMTRINGGQPVLIDVSKDGFVLTPNHLREIIATENHIKAIIITNPSNPTGVTYTAEQLKDLADVIRETNILVISDEIYSELSYDAPHVSMASILPEQTIVVNGVSKSHAMTGYRIGILAGPAALMKKINMVHGFVIMTPSNPAMAAATEAFKSAQSKDDTLWMKAQYKQRRDYLVEKMTKLGFEMATPSGAFYMFAKIPVDLNQNDAEFAYDLVDRQRLAVVPGSGFGPGGAGYVRISYAASLDMLKTAMSRLESYCEEKRMVKKL
- a CDS encoding class I SAM-dependent RNA methyltransferase translates to MEKTYHLMATAAAGLESLVGKELERLGYEHQVENYRVRFDGTQKDILNTNVWLRTADRIKIIVGEFDATTFDQLFEGVKALPWEDYLNYDSEFPVAGRSKKSELFSVPDVQAITKKAIVNRLQEAYHIRTRLPENGYFAQLEVMIDKDHVMVTLDTTGESLFKRGYRVNKGGAPLKENFAAALVLLTNWHPDRPFVDPTTGSGTIAIEAALIGRNIAPGLIRDFDIERMDWFDKKLSDEVRDAAEAQADYDRTLDIEGFDIDENMVDIARENAKHAGLGQDITFKQLAAKDWTTDKLNGVLVTNPPYGERLGELEAARELYEQMGSVYRNLPSWSKYILTSDLEFEQSYGEKATKRRKLYNGALRVDYFQYWGKRVR